The Prosthecodimorpha staleyi region GGTCGCGACCTTGAGCGTGCCCGATCGGATCGCCTCTGCGAGGGCAGCCCGATAGCTCGTGATCAGGTGGTCGAGGATCGGCTCGGGACCGAAATCGAACCCGAGGGTCTTCAAAAGATCGAGCCGGCGCGCCTTCGCGGTCCCGGCATTGAAGAGTTCGCCGAGTTCTTTGGCGCGCGTGCGCAGCGCAAACGGGTTGCGCAGGATTTCGGCGAAGATCTTTCCGACCGGGAACTCGCTCTGATCGAGCAGCGAGGCGATACGCGGGTCCGCAATGCCCCCTGCGCCGATTCGCACCTCGCGCCCGGCATGCTGGTAGGACGGGATCGGCCAGAGGGTGCCGACCGGCGGTTGCCTGGGCGGCAGACGCGTCACGATATCGGCGCCGTTGACCACCCGGAAATGGACCTTGCCGAAGGCTTCGTCGCACAATCCGGCCATCAGGCGGTCGCCGACACGCGGCTGGCCGAAGGTATAGACCCCGGCGACGCCGGACGGACTGACATTGGGCGATTGGGGGATGGTGAAAAGCGCCGCACAAAGCTGCGCCAGGGCGCCGCCGAGGCTGTGCCCGGTCAGCCAGAGGCTGCGGCGTTCACCCTGGGACTGGGCGATCGCATCGTGGATGGCAGGGTATGCGCGCCATATCGAGTTCATGAAGCCCTGATGGGCGGCGCCTTCCGGTACGAAGCGGACCGCGAGCGCATCGAGATCGACCAGCCAGTCGAGAAATTCCTGGGAGCCGCGAAAGGCGATCACCGTCGCGTCCGGCACCTTGAACAGATGTGCCTGGGTATCGAAGGCACTTTCGATCAGCCGATGATCGTCGATCTGGCCGAACGTCTTGACGATGCCGGCCTTGAAGCCGGCATTGTCCTCATAAGCCAGCGCGCTGGCCTCGAAGAGCGCGGCGGCATTGTCGGCGGTGAAGGCGGATGTGAGCGGATTGAACGCCATGATGTCCTCCCGTGCGGTGCCTGACGGCACGTAAAAGGATACCACAGCGACGTTGAAGCCCTGCGTCCTGAAATTGCATTCTTATTGTTGCGCACCCTTGTTGGGCATTGCCCTGGATCCGCTGCGCAAATCCGCTCGACACACTACGACCTCGCGCCAATCCTTGTGTCCAGGGAATCGACGGTCCTGCGTTCTGCCGAAGGCGGGGGCGGGCCAATTGGGGAGCGACGGCGCGATGCGGCGCATTCTGGCGGCCTTTGTGATGATGGCGGCGGCGATCGGGACGGCCCTGGCCGCCGAGCCGGTCCTGGCGGCCGAGCCGGCGCCGGTGCTGGTGCTGTCGGCCTATGCGCCGGAGGTGGCGGCGATCCGAGCGCGCGTGGTGGAGCCGCGCGAAAGTCGGCTCGGCGGCCTGCCGGTGCTGGAAGGGTGGCTCGGCGGCAAGTCCGTGGTGGTGGTGACGACCGGCATCAGCATGGTCAATGCCGCCATGAACGCGCAGCGCGCCATCGACCGCTATGCGCCGCGCCTCGTCGTCTTCTCCGGCATCGCCGGCGGGGTCGATCCGGCGCTGGGCATCGGTGACGTGGTCGTGGCGGCGCAATGGGCGCAGTATCTGGAGGCGTCCTTCGCCCGGGAGAAGGCCGGTGGCTACGCCCCGCCGCCGCTTTTCTCCAACGACCTGCCGAATTTCGGCATGATCTTCCCGCACCCGGTCGGCGTCGTC contains the following coding sequences:
- a CDS encoding lipase family protein — protein: MAFNPLTSAFTADNAAALFEASALAYEDNAGFKAGIVKTFGQIDDHRLIESAFDTQAHLFKVPDATVIAFRGSQEFLDWLVDLDALAVRFVPEGAAHQGFMNSIWRAYPAIHDAIAQSQGERRSLWLTGHSLGGALAQLCAALFTIPQSPNVSPSGVAGVYTFGQPRVGDRLMAGLCDEAFGKVHFRVVNGADIVTRLPPRQPPVGTLWPIPSYQHAGREVRIGAGGIADPRIASLLDQSEFPVGKIFAEILRNPFALRTRAKELGELFNAGTAKARRLDLLKTLGFDFGPEPILDHLITSYRAALAEAIRSGTLKVAT
- a CDS encoding 5'-methylthioadenosine/S-adenosylhomocysteine nucleosidase — translated: MRRILAAFVMMAAAIGTALAAEPVLAAEPAPVLVLSAYAPEVAAIRARVVEPRESRLGGLPVLEGWLGGKSVVVVTTGISMVNAAMNAQRAIDRYAPRLVVFSGIAGGVDPALGIGDVVVAAQWAQYLEASFAREKAGGYAPPPLFSNDLPNFGMIFPHPVGVVLPDGTAETRLWFPVDAEALAVMRRAAAGLALERCTAAAACLDRAPRLVIGGNGVSGQAFVDNAAFRAWVEKSFQASVLDMESAAVAHVARANGVGFIAIRSLSDLAGGGPGENEIMTFLGLAAGNSSRVLEAFLAALP